From a single Cytophagales bacterium WSM2-2 genomic region:
- a CDS encoding two-component sensor histidine kinase yields the protein MAMTPLLTKTLRWYVIFAAVILLVTAPVFYYVTRHLYIDEANETLRLRKKEFLHYHQPKLKEADIVNWNHYNRDEKILPRDRRLKRDRFITTFYYDTLSEENEPYRVLRSPVTIEGQPYVFFAKINLVEKEDMMKSIALVFLVLMVSLLTGLYFITRILSIRLWKPFYNGLAHLEKFEVDKSISTTLTPTDINEFNRLNMAIENLIRKNKVIYNDQKEFIENAAHELQTPLAVIQGKLEALFLQSNLTQSQSEVLEKLSSAVTRMIRLNKNLLLLSRIEHDQFSESENISINDLLKKQFEFFYEQAVSRRIHIRVDEKKSVTVNANPTLTEVLVSNLFYNAVKHSFEGGNVLITLDEGILSIANTGTAPLPEQKIFERFSKINPSTQGSGLGLAIVRKVADINGWKISYAFENNLHLFRVNF from the coding sequence ATGGCAATGACACCTCTCCTGACGAAAACCCTGCGCTGGTATGTCATCTTTGCCGCTGTTATTCTGTTGGTGACGGCACCGGTTTTTTATTATGTCACCCGCCACCTGTACATCGATGAAGCCAACGAAACACTTCGCCTGCGCAAGAAAGAATTTCTTCATTACCATCAGCCTAAATTAAAGGAGGCCGACATAGTGAATTGGAATCACTACAACCGAGACGAAAAAATACTGCCACGTGACCGGAGACTGAAAAGAGACAGGTTTATCACCACCTTTTACTACGACACCCTCTCTGAAGAAAACGAGCCTTATCGCGTACTTCGATCACCTGTTACAATTGAAGGACAACCTTACGTCTTCTTCGCTAAAATAAACCTGGTCGAGAAGGAAGACATGATGAAGAGCATTGCTCTCGTTTTTCTCGTTCTCATGGTGTCTCTCCTGACGGGGTTGTACTTCATCACTCGCATTCTTTCCATTCGCCTGTGGAAACCATTTTACAACGGGCTGGCTCATCTCGAAAAATTCGAGGTGGACAAGTCAATATCCACAACCCTTACTCCTACCGACATCAATGAATTCAACAGGCTCAATATGGCCATTGAGAACCTGATCAGGAAAAATAAAGTGATCTACAACGACCAGAAGGAGTTCATAGAAAATGCCGCTCATGAATTACAAACACCATTGGCCGTCATCCAGGGAAAGCTCGAGGCACTCTTCCTGCAATCCAACCTCACACAAAGTCAATCTGAAGTCCTTGAGAAACTGAGTTCAGCGGTAACGCGAATGATCAGGCTAAATAAAAACCTACTTCTACTATCACGCATTGAGCACGATCAGTTTTCTGAGTCAGAAAATATTTCCATCAATGACCTGTTGAAAAAGCAATTCGAGTTCTTCTACGAACAGGCCGTTTCAAGAAGAATACATATCCGGGTAGATGAAAAAAAATCTGTGACTGTCAATGCCAATCCAACGTTAACGGAGGTACTCGTTAGCAACTTGTTCTACAATGCCGTGAAGCACAGCTTCGAAGGTGGTAATGTTCTCATCACCCTGGATGAAGGTATTTTATCCATTGCCAATACAGGGACAGCACCGTTGCCTGAACAAAAGATTTTTGAGCGCTTCTCCAAGATTAATCCGTCCACTCAGGGTAGTGGACTGGGGCTGGCCATCGTCCGGAAAGTTGCAGACATCAATGGCTGGAAAATTTCTTATGCGTTCGAGAACAACCTCCACTTGTTTAGAGTGAACTTTTGA
- a CDS encoding DNA-binding response regulator yields the protein MKVLLIEDEQELADSIIHYLKGNDFVCEWANSTEEALDKIAAHIYDCILLDLMLPDGNGFEILKELKKKNRNEGVIIISAKETLQSKIEGLTLGADDYLTKPFHISELLARILALVRRKNFKGNNLVHFQEIEIDILSKAVKIGSTPVDLTKKEMDLLLFMIGNQNRVLSKSTIAEHLSGDMADMLDNHDFVYAHIKNLKKKLHEAGCNDYIKTVYGLGYKWQ from the coding sequence GTGAAAGTCCTATTAATCGAAGACGAGCAAGAGCTGGCCGACAGTATTATTCATTACCTGAAAGGAAATGATTTCGTTTGTGAATGGGCTAATTCGACTGAAGAAGCCCTGGACAAAATCGCAGCACACATCTATGACTGTATTCTCCTTGATCTCATGCTTCCAGACGGAAATGGCTTTGAAATCCTGAAAGAGCTGAAAAAGAAAAACAGGAATGAAGGAGTCATTATCATCTCAGCAAAAGAAACCCTTCAATCGAAAATAGAAGGATTGACTTTGGGTGCAGATGACTATCTCACCAAGCCTTTCCATATTTCTGAATTGCTGGCACGAATCCTGGCACTCGTCAGAAGGAAGAACTTCAAAGGAAATAACCTGGTTCACTTCCAGGAAATCGAAATCGATATACTTTCAAAAGCTGTAAAAATCGGTTCAACTCCTGTTGATCTTACCAAAAAAGAAATGGACCTGCTCCTGTTCATGATCGGGAATCAAAACCGTGTGCTTTCCAAAAGCACAATTGCCGAGCATCTTTCCGGTGATATGGCCGATATGCTCGACAACCACGATTTCGTCTATGCGCACATCAAAAACCTCAAGAAGAAATTGCATGAAGCAGGTTGCAACGACTACATTAAAACCGTATACGGACTAGGCTATAAATGGCAATGA
- a CDS encoding peptidase M61, with protein MRKLFVPVALILLLIAAPNFTYGQSKISVSFQVDFDGPNHKFLVSMSIQGIKRDSLLLKMPAWTPGYYQLLHFADNVSGLKITNTQGKEISFIKSGRNGWKFASGKEDQFTISYEVKATRSFVATPYVDVYRAYIEPTGVFMFVNGMMNQPSTVSINLPNEWTAATGLEPVKNSKNQFSASDFDVLYDSPILCGILEEIPSFEVKGIKHRFTGYKLGDFDKTAFSGDMKKIVEEGAAVIGDIPYMHYTFLAIGPGPGGIEHLNSTTFGFSGNSLKTDEGKKRMYTFLAHEYFHHYNVKRIRPIELGPFDYDKENRTNMLWVSEGITVYYDELIARRAGLLTDDDLLKGLRGRLLGYENKPGRLYQSATQASFNTWSDGPFGRSEDEINKTVSVYDKGAILGLMLDFNIRHLTKNKKSLDDVMRALYKEYYQQKKRGFTEAEFQATCESIAGSKLTELFEYVSTVKPPDYKKYFAYGGLSIDTEPKPVEGAWLGITARMRNDSLMVSNVEYESPAWKAGVRRRMAILQVGGESRKSLDPMMADRKEGEKVALQIFQKGRSSEVNVELTKKIEPDFKITVVASPTELQKEILKSWTSSHVK; from the coding sequence ATGCGAAAACTCTTTGTGCCTGTCGCGCTTATACTGCTGTTAATTGCCGCTCCGAATTTTACTTACGGGCAATCAAAAATTTCAGTTTCATTCCAGGTAGACTTTGATGGCCCCAATCATAAGTTCCTGGTATCAATGTCTATTCAAGGCATAAAACGAGATTCTCTTTTGCTGAAAATGCCAGCGTGGACACCGGGATACTACCAATTACTTCACTTTGCCGATAATGTATCCGGTCTCAAGATTACCAATACCCAAGGGAAAGAAATTTCATTCATAAAATCAGGAAGGAACGGATGGAAGTTTGCGAGTGGAAAAGAAGATCAGTTCACAATCAGCTACGAAGTGAAAGCAACAAGGTCGTTCGTGGCTACACCCTATGTGGATGTGTACAGAGCTTACATCGAGCCGACAGGTGTGTTTATGTTTGTGAATGGAATGATGAATCAGCCGAGCACGGTGAGCATCAATTTACCAAATGAGTGGACGGCCGCAACGGGGTTGGAGCCTGTTAAAAATTCAAAGAACCAGTTTTCTGCCTCCGACTTTGATGTGTTGTATGATAGCCCTATCCTGTGTGGCATCCTGGAAGAGATTCCTTCTTTCGAAGTGAAAGGCATTAAGCATCGGTTTACTGGCTATAAGCTTGGTGATTTTGACAAAACTGCATTCAGTGGTGACATGAAGAAAATCGTGGAAGAAGGCGCAGCTGTCATTGGTGACATCCCTTACATGCATTACACTTTCTTGGCAATTGGCCCGGGCCCTGGTGGTATTGAACACTTGAACTCCACCACTTTCGGCTTTTCCGGTAATTCTCTGAAAACAGACGAAGGGAAGAAAAGAATGTACACTTTCCTGGCGCACGAATATTTCCATCACTACAACGTGAAACGTATTCGTCCGATAGAACTAGGGCCATTCGATTATGACAAAGAGAACCGGACTAACATGTTGTGGGTGTCTGAGGGAATTACGGTGTATTATGATGAACTCATTGCCAGGAGAGCCGGGCTACTGACAGATGATGATTTGTTGAAAGGACTGCGGGGCAGATTGCTTGGCTACGAAAACAAGCCGGGCCGCCTCTATCAATCGGCTACGCAAGCGAGCTTCAATACCTGGTCAGATGGCCCGTTCGGTCGGTCGGAAGATGAGATCAATAAAACAGTCTCTGTTTATGACAAAGGAGCAATACTCGGCCTGATGCTGGACTTCAACATCCGTCACCTGACAAAAAACAAGAAATCACTGGATGATGTAATGAGAGCTTTGTACAAAGAATATTACCAGCAGAAAAAGCGCGGGTTTACAGAAGCTGAGTTTCAGGCTACATGTGAAAGCATTGCCGGGTCGAAGCTCACGGAGTTGTTTGAATATGTATCAACTGTTAAACCACCTGACTACAAAAAATACTTTGCGTATGGAGGTCTTTCCATCGACACGGAACCCAAGCCGGTGGAAGGAGCCTGGCTTGGAATTACGGCAAGAATGCGAAACGACAGTTTGATGGTCTCTAATGTGGAGTATGAATCGCCTGCCTGGAAAGCGGGTGTTCGCAGGCGCATGGCGATACTTCAGGTTGGTGGTGAATCACGCAAGTCGCTTGACCCGATGATGGCCGATCGTAAAGAAGGGGAAAAAGTAGCATTACAAATCTTTCAAAAAGGAAGATCATCGGAAGTGAATGTAGAGCTTACAAAAAAAATAGAGCCTGACTTCAAAATCACTGTAGTTGCCAGTCCTACAGAATTACAAAAAGAGATATTGAAAAGCTGGACTTCCTCTCACGTAAAATAG